In Pseudomonas sp. ADAK18, a single window of DNA contains:
- a CDS encoding type II toxin-antitoxin system YafQ family toxin produces the protein MAKPEKKQKRADLPKQCTQTSEFKKSWERYKRAGLRDMNEVRDVMVMLFLGQQLPAEYLDHELKGEWAGFRECHIGGDFLLIYDVARAGLVTFVDLGSHAELFK, from the coding sequence ATGGCGAAGCCGGAAAAGAAGCAAAAGCGCGCCGACCTGCCAAAGCAGTGCACGCAGACATCTGAATTTAAGAAGTCTTGGGAGCGGTACAAGCGCGCCGGGCTTCGCGATATGAACGAAGTACGCGATGTGATGGTGATGCTGTTCCTTGGGCAGCAGCTACCCGCGGAATATCTGGATCATGAACTGAAAGGTGAATGGGCGGGTTTCCGGGAATGTCATATCGGGGGAGATTTTCTTCTTATTTATGATGTGGCCCGCGCTGGCCTGGTGACCTTTGTCGATCTCGGCAGCCATGCTGAGTTGTTCAAATAG
- a CDS encoding type II toxin-antitoxin system RelB/DinJ family antitoxin, translating into MSALLKTTDVRCRIDEDLKDRATTVLKACGLSLSDAMRLFLRQVVTTQGLPFEVRVPSEKTARAMTQAREIRRQFDSIDDMLRDADGEAGKEAKARRPAKAVHADI; encoded by the coding sequence ATGTCCGCATTACTGAAAACCACTGACGTGCGTTGCCGCATCGACGAGGATTTGAAGGATCGTGCCACTACCGTGTTGAAAGCCTGCGGGCTGAGCCTCAGTGACGCTATGCGTCTTTTCCTCCGTCAGGTAGTGACAACGCAGGGCCTGCCTTTCGAGGTGCGTGTGCCTTCGGAAAAGACCGCCCGTGCTATGACACAAGCACGTGAGATTCGTCGCCAGTTCGATTCGATCGATGACATGCTAAGGGACGCTGATGGCGAAGCCGGAAAAGAAGCAAAAGCGCGCCGACCTGCCAAAGCAGTGCACGCAGACATCTGA
- a CDS encoding PA1136 family autoinducer-binding transcriptional regulator, with product MTDFANILFDSVARVRKAADAHGVCQAIVDFSARLGFDRVIVCSVSSRPTDDDIIDELFFVHGDWAEGRSAEERDAYLLHCPITRHILEMEEPFFWSKNPSSNARRMSYRIVRGIRDLGEINGIQVPVFGRTGLEGAVSFGADTLDLSPGLKLAAQAFCSAAFFALRHHRYPGAHPAAPSLTEREREVLQWVALGKQQAEVAAILMISERTVENHLRSARKRLGAASTAHAVARAMRLGDIEI from the coding sequence ATGACAGACTTTGCCAACATCCTGTTCGACAGCGTTGCTCGCGTGCGCAAAGCGGCGGATGCCCACGGCGTGTGCCAGGCCATTGTCGATTTCTCGGCCAGGCTGGGTTTCGACCGCGTTATCGTCTGCAGCGTTTCATCCCGGCCGACCGATGACGACATCATTGATGAACTGTTCTTCGTCCACGGAGACTGGGCCGAAGGCCGCAGCGCCGAAGAGCGAGACGCCTACCTGCTGCACTGCCCCATCACCCGACATATTCTCGAAATGGAAGAACCGTTTTTCTGGTCGAAAAACCCATCGAGCAATGCCAGGCGCATGAGCTATCGGATCGTCCGAGGCATTCGCGATTTGGGAGAGATCAATGGCATCCAGGTGCCGGTATTCGGCCGTACTGGGCTGGAAGGCGCGGTTTCCTTCGGCGCCGATACCCTCGACTTAAGCCCCGGCCTCAAACTGGCCGCACAGGCCTTCTGCTCGGCGGCGTTCTTTGCGTTGAGACACCATCGCTATCCCGGCGCCCATCCCGCAGCGCCCTCGCTGACCGAGCGCGAGCGGGAGGTATTGCAGTGGGTGGCCTTGGGTAAACAACAGGCGGAGGTCGCGGCGATTTTGATGATTTCCGAACGCACCGTGGAAAACCACCTGCGCTCCGCCAGAAAGCGCTTGGGCGCGGCGTCTACGGCGCATGCAGTGGCACGGGCGATGAGGCTGGGGGATATCGAAATCTGA
- the hchA gene encoding glyoxalase III HchA, translated as MTQSLDADRKPTPDPAEQNAFFPSAYSLSQYTSSKTDFAGADYPKPYTGKGKVLVIATDERYLLMQNGTMFSTGNHPVEMLLPMYHLDKAGFGMEVVTLSGNPAKLEMWAMPGEDEAVRSIYHKYLPALKQPKKLADVLPTLEQDYVAVFIPGGHGALSGIPHSKEVKQVLQWAMGNDKFVITLCHGPASLLAAAVDEQDGDFLFKGYKICVFPDSLDTGANINIGYMPGPLPWLVGENLQKLGVEILNTGITGQCHQDRRLITGDSPLASNNLGKLAAEALLKELNH; from the coding sequence ATGACTCAGTCCCTTGATGCAGATAGAAAGCCGACTCCGGACCCTGCCGAGCAGAATGCATTTTTCCCGTCTGCGTATTCCCTCAGCCAATACACTTCATCAAAAACCGATTTTGCTGGGGCGGATTATCCGAAACCCTACACCGGTAAGGGCAAGGTGTTGGTGATTGCTACCGATGAACGCTACCTCCTGATGCAGAACGGCACGATGTTTTCGACGGGCAATCACCCGGTGGAGATGCTTCTGCCGATGTATCACCTGGATAAAGCCGGCTTTGGCATGGAGGTGGTGACGCTGTCCGGCAACCCGGCGAAGCTGGAGATGTGGGCCATGCCCGGTGAGGATGAGGCGGTCCGGTCGATTTATCACAAGTACCTGCCTGCCCTGAAGCAGCCGAAAAAGCTCGCGGATGTGTTGCCCACTCTTGAGCAGGACTATGTCGCTGTGTTTATTCCAGGCGGGCATGGGGCGCTGTCGGGGATTCCTCATAGCAAGGAGGTCAAGCAGGTGTTGCAGTGGGCGATGGGGAACGACAAATTTGTCATCACTCTTTGCCATGGTCCTGCGTCATTGCTGGCGGCCGCTGTTGATGAACAGGACGGGGATTTTCTGTTCAAGGGCTACAAGATTTGTGTGTTCCCGGACTCGCTGGACACCGGCGCCAATATCAACATCGGCTACATGCCTGGCCCGCTGCCTTGGCTGGTGGGTGAGAACCTGCAAAAGCTCGGGGTCGAGATTCTGAATACGGGTATCACCGGGCAATGTCATCAGGACCGTCGGTTGATCACCGGAGACAGCCCGCTGGCCTCCAACAACCTTGGAAAGCTGGCCGCCGAGGCGCTTCTGAAAGAGCTTAACCATTAA
- a CDS encoding methyltransferase, translating into MPARDAETLVTGEHLLARFQALDAFLVEHQGLWRPRPFTHLQLPWEAQHPEMARWLRQRSLAQAESSHNQPHDLPAPAPFPQLAEQAVRLSAVDKLPAHPLDAARHRLNVDVPGRKWQQIEAFGAALQFAEAPRHWLDWCSGKGHLGRRLLQPGQQLTCLEYDPVLITSGQALSDHHRLPVTHRQQDVMAADAALQLDHEHTPVALHACGDLHVRLMQLASAAGCKQLAVAPCCYNRTSANHYQALSGGARASALRLSIEDLGLPLSETVTAGARVRHQRDISMARRLGFDGLQRQLRECDEYLPTPSLPSHWLDKPFADYCHELAALKGLSTGEQDWQALEAQGWKRLAQVRNLELLRGLFRRPLEMWLVLDRALFLVEKGYNVRLGTFCETSLTPRNLMVLAERD; encoded by the coding sequence ATGCCTGCCAGGGACGCTGAAACCTTGGTGACGGGTGAGCACCTGCTCGCCCGCTTCCAGGCACTGGACGCATTCCTGGTCGAACACCAAGGGCTGTGGCGACCACGGCCCTTTACCCACCTGCAATTACCATGGGAAGCGCAGCATCCCGAAATGGCCCGATGGTTACGTCAGCGCTCGCTGGCGCAGGCCGAAAGCAGCCATAACCAACCCCATGACCTACCGGCGCCAGCGCCTTTTCCTCAACTGGCCGAGCAAGCTGTTCGTCTCAGTGCTGTGGATAAGTTACCGGCCCATCCCCTTGATGCCGCCCGGCATCGTTTGAACGTCGACGTACCTGGCCGTAAGTGGCAACAAATCGAAGCCTTCGGCGCCGCCCTGCAATTCGCCGAAGCACCTCGCCACTGGCTGGACTGGTGCTCCGGCAAAGGCCATCTCGGCCGCCGCCTGCTGCAACCGGGGCAACAACTGACCTGCCTGGAATACGACCCGGTCCTGATCACCTCGGGCCAAGCCCTTAGCGACCATCACCGATTGCCGGTCACTCACCGTCAGCAGGATGTAATGGCGGCCGATGCGGCGTTGCAACTCGACCACGAACACACACCCGTCGCCCTGCATGCCTGCGGCGACCTGCATGTGCGCCTGATGCAACTGGCCAGCGCCGCCGGCTGCAAACAATTGGCGGTAGCGCCTTGCTGTTATAACCGCACCAGTGCCAACCACTATCAGGCGCTGTCCGGCGGCGCCCGTGCGTCTGCCCTACGCCTATCAATAGAAGACCTCGGCCTGCCCCTGAGTGAAACCGTCACCGCCGGCGCTCGCGTACGCCATCAGCGGGATATCTCCATGGCCAGGCGCTTGGGGTTTGATGGGCTGCAACGGCAACTGCGCGAGTGCGACGAGTACTTGCCGACGCCCTCCCTGCCCAGCCATTGGCTGGACAAACCCTTCGCGGATTACTGCCATGAACTGGCGGCGCTCAAAGGTTTATCCACAGGCGAACAGGATTGGCAGGCGCTGGAGGCCCAAGGCTGGAAACGCTTGGCCCAAGTGCGAAACCTGGAATTGCTGCGTGGTCTGTTTCGGCGCCCGCTGGAGATGTGGCTGGTGCTGGATCGGGCACTTTTTCTGGTGGAAAAAGGCTACAACGTACGGCTAGGCACCTTCTGCGAAACCTCCCTGACCCCACGCAACTTGATGGTGCTTGCCGAGCGCGATTAA
- a CDS encoding ABC transporter permease, with the protein MNWAVIIKWLPKLAQGATLTMELVAIAVIAGLLLAIPLGIARSSRLWYVRTLPYCYIFFFRGTPLLVQLFLVYYGLAQFDAVRESAMWPYLRDPFWCATATMTLHTAAYIAEILRGAIQAIPPGEIEAARALGMSKPKALFYIILPRAARIGLPAYSNEVILMLKASALASTVTLLELTGMARTIIARTYLPVEIFFAAGLFYLLMAYVLVRGFKLLERWLRVDACQGR; encoded by the coding sequence CTGAACTGGGCGGTCATTATCAAATGGCTGCCGAAACTGGCCCAGGGCGCGACCCTGACCATGGAGCTGGTGGCCATCGCGGTCATCGCAGGCCTACTGCTGGCGATTCCACTGGGCATCGCGCGCTCATCGCGCCTGTGGTACGTGCGCACCCTGCCCTACTGCTACATCTTCTTCTTCCGTGGCACGCCGCTGTTGGTGCAACTGTTCCTGGTCTATTACGGCCTGGCGCAGTTCGACGCCGTGCGCGAAAGCGCGATGTGGCCGTACCTGCGGGACCCGTTCTGGTGCGCCACCGCCACCATGACCCTGCACACCGCCGCCTATATCGCCGAGATCCTGCGGGGCGCAATCCAGGCCATTCCGCCGGGTGAAATCGAAGCCGCGCGGGCCTTGGGCATGTCCAAACCCAAGGCGCTGTTCTACATCATCCTGCCGCGTGCGGCGCGCATCGGCCTGCCGGCCTACAGCAACGAAGTGATCCTGATGCTCAAGGCCAGCGCCCTGGCCAGTACCGTGACCTTGCTGGAACTGACCGGCATGGCCCGTACCATCATTGCCCGGACTTACCTGCCGGTGGAGATCTTCTTCGCCGCCGGTTTGTTCTACCTGCTGATGGCCTATGTGCTGGTGCGTGGCTTCAAACTGCTGGAACGCTGGTTGCGGGTCGATGCCTGCCAGGGACGCTGA
- a CDS encoding ABC transporter permease, whose product MNFDLYGFGPALAAGALMTVKLALTALCLGLVLGLAGALAKTSPYKPLQWLGGAYSTVVRGIPELLWVLLIYFGTVNLMRALGEFFGNPDLSLSAFAAGVIALGLCFGAYATEVFRGAILAIPKGHREAGVALGLSKFRIFTRLIMPQMWRIALPGLGNLFMILMKDTALVSVIGLEEIMRHAQIGVTVTKQPFTFFMVAAFMYLGLTVLAMTGMYFLEKRAARGFARSTQ is encoded by the coding sequence ATGAATTTCGATCTCTACGGATTCGGCCCGGCGCTCGCAGCCGGCGCGCTGATGACCGTCAAACTGGCGCTCACGGCTTTGTGCCTGGGGCTGGTGTTGGGCCTGGCCGGTGCCTTGGCCAAGACTTCTCCGTACAAGCCGTTGCAATGGCTTGGCGGCGCTTATTCGACAGTGGTTCGCGGCATCCCGGAACTGCTGTGGGTGCTGTTGATTTACTTCGGCACCGTCAACCTGATGCGGGCCCTCGGGGAGTTTTTCGGCAACCCCGACCTTTCCCTCAGCGCTTTCGCCGCCGGCGTGATCGCCCTGGGCCTGTGCTTTGGCGCCTATGCCACGGAAGTGTTCCGCGGCGCGATCCTGGCCATTCCCAAGGGCCACCGTGAAGCCGGTGTCGCACTGGGCCTGTCGAAGTTTCGCATCTTCACTCGGCTTATCATGCCGCAGATGTGGCGCATCGCCCTGCCGGGCCTGGGCAACCTGTTCATGATTTTGATGAAGGACACCGCGCTGGTTTCGGTGATCGGCCTGGAAGAAATCATGCGCCACGCGCAGATCGGCGTGACCGTTACCAAGCAGCCGTTCACCTTCTTCATGGTCGCGGCCTTCATGTACCTGGGCCTCACCGTCCTGGCCATGACCGGCATGTACTTCCTGGAAAAACGCGCCGCTCGCGGCTTTGCGAGGAGCACGCAATGA
- a CDS encoding ABC transporter substrate-binding protein, with translation MQNYKKFLLAAAVSMAFSASAMAETLKMGIEAAYPPFNNKDASGNVVGFDKDIGDALCAKMKVEKCEVYVSDWDGIIPALNAKKFDFLVSSLSITDERKQAVDFTDPYYSNKLQFIAPKATKDFKTDATYLKGKIIGAQRATLAGTYLEDKLPDTTSKLYDTQENAYLDLTSGRLDGILADKYVQYEWLKSKDGSAYEFKGDPVVESDKIGIAVRKGDPLRERLNKALAEIKADGTYKKINDKYFPFSIE, from the coding sequence ATGCAGAACTATAAAAAATTCCTCCTGGCCGCGGCCGTATCGATGGCGTTCAGCGCCTCGGCCATGGCTGAGACCCTGAAAATGGGGATCGAAGCGGCTTACCCGCCGTTCAACAATAAAGATGCCAGCGGCAACGTCGTGGGCTTCGACAAAGACATCGGCGACGCCCTGTGCGCCAAGATGAAAGTCGAGAAGTGCGAAGTGTATGTCTCGGATTGGGACGGCATCATCCCGGCCCTGAACGCCAAGAAGTTCGACTTCCTGGTCTCCTCGCTGTCCATCACCGATGAACGCAAGCAGGCCGTCGACTTCACCGACCCGTACTACTCCAACAAGCTGCAGTTCATCGCACCTAAAGCCACCAAAGACTTCAAGACCGACGCCACTTACCTGAAGGGCAAGATCATCGGTGCACAACGTGCGACGCTGGCCGGTACCTACCTGGAAGACAAGCTGCCTGACACCACCTCCAAGCTCTATGACACCCAGGAAAACGCCTACCTCGACCTGACTTCCGGCCGTCTGGACGGGATCCTTGCCGACAAGTACGTGCAGTACGAATGGCTCAAGAGCAAAGACGGCTCTGCCTACGAGTTCAAGGGCGACCCGGTGGTGGAAAGCGACAAAATCGGTATTGCCGTGCGTAAAGGCGACCCGCTGCGCGAGCGTCTGAACAAAGCCCTGGCCGAAATCAAGGCCGACGGCACCTATAAGAAGATCAACGACAAGTACTTCCCTTTCAGCATCGAATGA
- a CDS encoding ABC transporter ATP-binding protein, whose product MAEATPALEIRNLHKRYGELEVLKGISLTARDGDVISILGSSGSGKSTFLRCINLLENPHQGQILVAGEELKLKAAKNGELMAADGKQINRLRSEIGFVFQNFNLWPHMSILDNIIEAPRRVLGQSKAEAIEVAEALLAKVGISDKRHAYPAQLSGGQQQRAAIARTLAMQPKVILFDEPTSALDPEMVQEVLNVIRALAEEGRTMLLVTHEMGFARQVSSEVVFLHQGLVEEQGSPQQVFENPLSARCKQFMSSNR is encoded by the coding sequence ATGGCTGAGGCCACGCCCGCGCTTGAAATCCGCAACTTGCATAAACGCTACGGTGAGCTGGAGGTGCTTAAAGGTATCTCGCTGACCGCCCGCGACGGCGATGTGATCTCGATCCTGGGTTCCTCCGGTTCCGGCAAGTCCACGTTCCTGCGTTGCATCAACCTGCTGGAAAACCCGCACCAGGGGCAAATCCTGGTGGCCGGCGAAGAACTCAAGCTCAAGGCCGCAAAAAACGGTGAGCTGATGGCCGCCGACGGCAAACAGATCAACCGCCTGCGCAGCGAAATCGGTTTTGTGTTTCAAAACTTTAACCTGTGGCCGCACATGAGCATCCTCGACAACATCATCGAGGCCCCGCGCCGGGTGCTCGGCCAGAGCAAGGCCGAAGCCATCGAAGTGGCCGAAGCCTTGCTGGCCAAGGTCGGCATCAGCGACAAGCGCCACGCCTACCCCGCGCAACTGTCCGGCGGCCAGCAACAACGCGCCGCGATTGCCCGCACCCTGGCCATGCAGCCCAAAGTCATTTTGTTCGATGAGCCGACCTCGGCCCTTGACCCGGAAATGGTTCAGGAAGTACTTAATGTGATCCGCGCACTGGCCGAAGAAGGCCGCACCATGCTGCTGGTCACCCATGAAATGGGCTTTGCCCGTCAGGTGTCCAGTGAAGTGGTGTTCCTCCACCAGGGCCTGGTCGAAGAGCAAGGATCGCCACAGCAGGTGTTCGAGAACCCGCTTTCGGCGCGCTGCAAACAATTCATGTCCAGCAACCGCTAA
- the gabP gene encoding GABA permease translates to MSSTQSSNDLEQGLKPRHVTMLSIAGVIGAGLFVGSGHAIAAAGPAVLLAYAAAGTLVVLVMRMLAEMAVASPDTGSFSTYADRAIGHWAGFTIGWLYWWFWVLVIPLEANAAATILHAWFPDVAIWAFTLFITLLLTATNLFSVKNYGEFEFWFALIKVIAIIGFVILGLLAIFGFLPGSQVSGVSHLFDTQGFLPNGMGAVLAAILTTMFSFMGTEIVTIAAAESKNPGQQITKATNSVIWRIGLFYLVSIFIVVALVPWNDPALAAVGSYQTVLERMGIPNAKLIVDLVVLVAVTSCLNSALYTASRMLFSLGRRGDAPAVAKRTNKSGTPYWAVWMSTGAAFLAVFANYVAPAAVFEFLLASSGAIALLVYLVIAVSQLRMRQKRMAAGEKIAFKMWLFPGLTYAVIVFIVGTLTIMLFQEAHRVEIIATGILSVLVIVAGLVVASRRKARKVGAAVLN, encoded by the coding sequence ATGAGTAGTACGCAAAGCTCCAATGACCTCGAACAGGGGCTCAAACCGCGTCACGTCACCATGCTGTCGATTGCTGGCGTCATCGGCGCCGGTTTGTTTGTCGGCTCCGGCCACGCGATTGCTGCGGCAGGCCCGGCGGTACTGTTGGCCTACGCGGCGGCCGGTACGTTGGTGGTGTTGGTGATGCGCATGCTGGCCGAGATGGCCGTCGCTTCTCCGGACACGGGTTCGTTTTCTACTTATGCCGACCGGGCGATCGGTCACTGGGCCGGCTTCACTATTGGCTGGCTGTACTGGTGGTTCTGGGTGCTGGTCATTCCCCTGGAAGCCAACGCCGCCGCGACCATCCTCCATGCCTGGTTCCCCGATGTGGCCATCTGGGCGTTTACCCTGTTCATTACCTTGCTGCTGACCGCGACCAACCTGTTCAGCGTGAAGAACTACGGTGAGTTCGAGTTCTGGTTTGCGCTGATCAAGGTTATCGCGATCATCGGGTTTGTGATCCTCGGGCTTCTGGCGATTTTCGGTTTCCTGCCGGGGAGCCAAGTCAGCGGCGTTTCGCACCTGTTCGACACCCAGGGTTTCCTGCCTAACGGCATGGGCGCGGTGTTGGCGGCGATCCTGACCACCATGTTCTCGTTCATGGGCACCGAGATCGTCACCATTGCGGCTGCCGAATCGAAGAATCCGGGCCAGCAAATCACCAAGGCCACCAACTCGGTGATCTGGCGGATTGGTTTGTTCTACCTGGTGTCGATCTTCATCGTGGTCGCACTGGTACCGTGGAATGATCCGGCCCTGGCTGCCGTCGGTTCCTACCAGACCGTGCTGGAACGCATGGGCATCCCGAATGCCAAGCTGATCGTCGACCTGGTGGTATTGGTGGCTGTGACCAGTTGCTTGAACTCGGCGCTGTACACCGCCTCGCGTATGCTGTTTTCCCTGGGCCGTCGCGGTGATGCACCGGCTGTGGCCAAGCGCACCAACAAAAGCGGCACGCCTTACTGGGCGGTGTGGATGTCTACGGGCGCGGCGTTCCTGGCGGTGTTTGCCAACTACGTGGCGCCGGCGGCGGTGTTTGAATTCCTGCTGGCCAGCTCCGGGGCTATCGCGTTGCTGGTGTACTTGGTGATTGCGGTTTCGCAACTGCGCATGCGTCAGAAACGTATGGCGGCGGGGGAGAAAATCGCCTTCAAGATGTGGCTGTTCCCAGGCCTGACCTACGCGGTGATCGTGTTTATCGTGGGCACGCTGACCATCATGCTGTTCCAGGAAGCGCACCGGGTGGAGATTATCGCTACCGGGATTTTGAGCGTGCTGGTGATTGTGGCGGGGTTGGTTGTGGCCAGTCGGCGCAAGGCTCGGAAGGTGGGAGCGGCTGTGCTTAATTGA
- a CDS encoding alpha/beta fold hydrolase — protein sequence MNLPTQPQPEAFSEPAADGYPIGGFTWRHIRTDIERPVVIINAATSVRCRHYSRFADYLFANGFDVITYDYRGIGESRSGSLRGFKASWSDWGVLDFEAMLQRVQREFPGQPIDVVGHSFGGCAAGLGASGAVIRRLVTVGAQFAYWRDYEASGRWRMFGKWHVVMPLVTAVCGYFPGKRMGWLEDTPAGVVRDWKTPTPTYETRPSGRALGELPFYRVKAQVLAISITDDPFGTVVAIERLLNYFENSERTHLRITPEDIGEKEVGHFAFFRSQYQDRLWPVALAWLQQGELAADTPGRRVTDRT from the coding sequence ATGAACCTGCCCACCCAGCCTCAACCCGAGGCATTCAGCGAGCCCGCCGCCGACGGCTACCCGATTGGAGGCTTCACCTGGCGGCATATCCGCACCGACATCGAGCGCCCGGTGGTGATCATCAACGCCGCCACGTCGGTGCGCTGCCGTCACTACTCGCGCTTTGCCGACTACCTGTTTGCCAATGGCTTTGACGTAATCACCTACGACTATCGCGGCATCGGTGAGTCCCGCAGCGGCTCGTTGCGTGGGTTCAAGGCGTCCTGGTCGGACTGGGGCGTGCTGGATTTCGAAGCCATGCTGCAGCGGGTGCAGCGCGAGTTTCCCGGGCAACCGATTGATGTGGTCGGCCACAGCTTTGGCGGTTGCGCGGCGGGGCTCGGGGCCTCGGGGGCGGTGATTCGGCGTCTGGTCACAGTGGGCGCGCAGTTTGCCTACTGGCGTGACTATGAGGCGAGCGGGCGCTGGCGGATGTTCGGTAAATGGCATGTGGTGATGCCGCTGGTGACAGCGGTTTGTGGGTACTTTCCCGGCAAACGCATGGGCTGGCTTGAGGATACGCCGGCGGGTGTGGTGCGGGACTGGAAGACACCAACGCCGACTTACGAGACGCGCCCCAGCGGGCGAGCCTTGGGCGAGTTGCCGTTTTATCGGGTAAAGGCGCAGGTATTGGCGATCAGCATTACTGATGATCCGTTCGGGACAGTGGTGGCGATTGAACGCCTGCTGAATTACTTCGAGAACAGCGAACGTACCCACCTACGGATCACGCCCGAGGATATCGGCGAAAAAGAAGTCGGGCATTTCGCGTTTTTTCGCAGCCAATATCAGGATCGGCTGTGGCCGGTTGCCTTGGCATGGTTGCAACAAGGAGAGCTCGCCGCCGACACACCGGGCCGCCGGGTGACGGATCGCACGTAG